A genomic segment from Gimesia sp. encodes:
- a CDS encoding glycosyltransferase family 39 protein gives MNTSETIASGKLNREYLWLGVVLVVAGFFRFSYLNQVSYWFDESFTLKMAEFPLLDMVERNMHDDDNPPLYYLTLKLWVYLFSNYLTAPRILSALCSMTTVAGTYFLVKEAYQTSSDSRPKPDSRYAALLAAVLVSLSPLQISWAQQVRMYAMAPTFAVWSSYFLFRAMFRKNSGKGSWILFTLLSVLQAYTHYFGLFIAIAQYGFALGYVGYQRLNQREKKVSLQTVLISGITFYFLFLPWLLVFLEHRERVDVKMPTADITWPYIGTRLAMSFDLRWFYSVTPVTGVLVAQFFLIVFLMLAIQRRPADYFVILTTLLPFLAAAIVSLYMRTVFVPRYLISAQVFALISIAVAVSNIPWKIFRRTGILLVLIAMGWLAKEQYLTRTLNVSLPGMRGAVTYLNDQREPEETVIVCNPMLFTSIVFYIDDRDQLFTQGTPRGYPYYQGTAVMRDDEYLKISELKNQSHTRVWTFDADKWFGHTWMVNLPPGWHEVSRKRFQEFNADFIIRCYEHQPPNQVATDVL, from the coding sequence ATGAATACATCCGAAACGATTGCTTCTGGTAAATTAAACCGTGAGTATCTCTGGTTAGGAGTTGTTTTAGTCGTAGCAGGTTTCTTTCGATTTTCTTATCTTAATCAAGTGTCATACTGGTTTGATGAAAGCTTCACCCTGAAAATGGCGGAGTTCCCACTTCTGGATATGGTGGAAAGAAATATGCATGATGACGACAACCCGCCCTTGTACTATCTGACATTAAAACTCTGGGTATATCTATTTAGCAACTATCTTACCGCACCACGTATTTTAAGTGCGCTCTGCAGTATGACTACTGTTGCTGGAACATACTTTCTCGTCAAAGAAGCCTATCAGACATCATCAGATAGTAGGCCAAAACCAGATTCTCGTTACGCCGCACTTCTGGCCGCAGTACTTGTTTCGTTAAGTCCGCTTCAAATCAGTTGGGCGCAACAGGTTCGCATGTATGCGATGGCTCCGACGTTTGCCGTCTGGTCAAGCTACTTTTTATTTCGAGCCATGTTTCGAAAAAACAGTGGAAAAGGGAGTTGGATCCTGTTTACTCTCCTCTCCGTCTTGCAGGCGTACACTCACTATTTTGGTTTATTTATTGCGATCGCCCAATATGGTTTTGCCTTGGGGTATGTTGGATATCAACGCTTGAACCAGCGAGAGAAAAAAGTTTCACTGCAGACAGTATTGATCTCGGGAATTACGTTCTATTTTCTATTTCTCCCCTGGTTACTGGTCTTTCTAGAACACCGGGAAAGAGTAGATGTGAAAATGCCTACTGCAGATATCACATGGCCCTATATTGGGACCAGACTGGCAATGTCTTTTGATCTGCGATGGTTTTACAGTGTCACTCCTGTGACGGGAGTGTTGGTGGCCCAGTTCTTTTTGATTGTTTTTTTGATGTTAGCAATTCAGCGTCGGCCCGCTGATTATTTTGTGATACTGACGACGCTGCTACCGTTTCTTGCTGCTGCGATCGTATCCCTCTATATGAGGACTGTTTTTGTTCCCCGGTATCTAATTTCGGCACAGGTGTTTGCTCTGATTTCGATTGCTGTTGCAGTTAGTAATATTCCATGGAAGATATTTCGCAGGACTGGTATTCTACTGGTCCTGATAGCTATGGGTTGGCTGGCAAAAGAGCAATATTTAACTAGAACACTCAATGTCTCGCTACCAGGCATGCGTGGGGCTGTGACCTACTTGAACGATCAGCGCGAGCCAGAGGAAACCGTAATTGTTTGTAATCCCATGTTGTTTACATCCATTGTGTTCTATATTGATGATAGGGATCAACTTTTTACACAAGGAACTCCCCGTGGTTATCCTTATTATCAAGGAACAGCAGTGATGCGCGATGATGAGTATCTAAAGATTTCTGAATTGAAGAATCAATCTCATACGCGGGTCTGGACTTTCGATGCTGATAAGTGGTTTGGGCATACCTGGATGGTCAATTTACCACCTGGATGGCATGAGGTCAGTCGAAAACGCTTCCAGGAATTCAATGCCGATTTCATCATACGTTGCTATGAGCACCAGCCCCCCAATCAAGTGGCAACAGATGTTCTTTAA
- a CDS encoding SUMF1/EgtB/PvdO family nonheme iron enzyme: MKMESQYSAGSRWNHDRLTARNGLGRIELIIISALLVLFLALALPAILSSRESARYSACVNRLHDLGVALRQYHDNFQSLPPAANWHPGRYRSMMLNQNRRVDLLTYQNWAILLLPHIGQPGLADIYDISQPIGADENTQIRTTMLDEMRCPSDSYNRLDNYHLFQLFPDEPPQVEFARGNYAINLGTQCHRPDIGTSSRPAGEGVQIIADADRRVFQYAGSGIAGINRSFSYDDFKNGQSTLVALEEVRAGIHPLDARGIWSLGQIGGSITSAHGISGDDGGPNNQWARSDDVLGCGRLHTVIGAEALKEARMPCVHYVDRNDQATARSMHEQGVNVLFLDGAVRFVHDQVDRGLWHVMHSRETPAEILSDQFESRLSDLEPPPDAKVDQVEKLPETISPGKSFKNSLGMSFVVLPAGEYKMGIPDVGNGSVPPEECPVHLVQIPEPINMGQYEVTQQQYEAVMANNPSFHEINQLRNSVDHFPVEQVNWNEASEFCQRLSELPEEQASGRRYRLPTEAEWEYACRTGKSEAYDWLAARKTHQQTGENAGLEPPLEIQPVGSYSPNEFQLYDMRGNVFEWCSDWFDRSYYSRSPKKNPQGPASGFLKVVRGSDWIFVGELCRINYPILAPWKSNRFIGFRVVCEVVP, encoded by the coding sequence ATGAAAATGGAATCCCAATATTCAGCTGGTTCTCGATGGAATCATGATCGACTCACCGCTAGAAATGGCCTCGGCAGAATTGAGTTAATTATCATCTCTGCTTTACTTGTATTATTTCTGGCTCTCGCTTTGCCTGCAATTCTCTCATCTCGGGAGAGTGCACGATATTCCGCATGCGTAAATCGTCTGCATGATCTGGGTGTGGCACTGAGACAGTACCATGATAACTTTCAATCACTCCCTCCAGCTGCGAACTGGCATCCGGGGCGATATCGTTCCATGATGCTCAATCAGAATCGCCGTGTCGATTTACTCACTTATCAGAACTGGGCAATTTTACTCCTGCCTCATATCGGACAACCCGGTCTGGCCGATATTTATGATATTTCTCAACCAATTGGTGCAGATGAAAACACACAGATACGCACTACCATGTTGGATGAAATGCGTTGTCCTTCTGATAGTTACAACCGTCTGGATAATTACCACCTATTTCAGCTATTTCCTGATGAGCCTCCGCAGGTGGAATTCGCCCGGGGGAATTATGCGATCAATCTCGGTACCCAGTGCCACCGTCCCGATATAGGCACTTCCTCAAGGCCAGCTGGAGAGGGAGTGCAAATCATTGCTGACGCGGACCGACGAGTATTTCAATATGCTGGATCAGGGATTGCAGGGATCAATCGTTCTTTTTCTTACGATGATTTCAAAAATGGTCAATCAACCCTTGTTGCGTTGGAAGAGGTTCGTGCAGGTATTCATCCACTGGATGCAAGAGGTATATGGTCTCTAGGGCAAATTGGTGGAAGTATCACGTCTGCACATGGGATCTCTGGGGATGATGGTGGCCCTAATAATCAATGGGCACGATCGGATGATGTTCTCGGCTGCGGCAGACTGCATACAGTCATTGGAGCTGAAGCACTGAAAGAAGCACGCATGCCTTGCGTACATTATGTGGACCGAAATGATCAGGCTACTGCTCGCAGTATGCATGAACAGGGAGTAAATGTATTGTTTTTAGATGGAGCCGTTCGTTTCGTGCATGATCAGGTAGACCGCGGTCTCTGGCATGTGATGCATTCCCGGGAAACACCGGCTGAGATACTCTCCGATCAGTTCGAATCCCGCTTAAGTGATCTGGAGCCGCCTCCGGACGCCAAAGTCGATCAGGTGGAAAAGTTGCCAGAAACAATTTCGCCAGGTAAATCGTTTAAGAACTCCCTGGGTATGAGCTTTGTGGTACTTCCTGCAGGTGAATATAAGATGGGAATACCTGATGTGGGAAACGGCTCAGTGCCTCCAGAAGAATGTCCCGTTCACCTGGTCCAAATCCCTGAGCCAATTAATATGGGCCAGTATGAAGTCACACAACAACAATACGAAGCGGTAATGGCCAACAACCCCAGCTTTCATGAAATTAACCAATTGCGAAACAGCGTTGATCATTTTCCAGTCGAGCAGGTTAATTGGAATGAGGCATCGGAATTTTGCCAACGTCTCAGTGAACTTCCAGAAGAACAAGCCTCGGGTCGCAGATATCGCCTCCCAACGGAAGCGGAATGGGAATACGCCTGTCGTACAGGGAAGTCCGAGGCTTATGACTGGCTCGCAGCCAGAAAAACTCATCAGCAAACTGGTGAGAACGCTGGCTTGGAACCCCCTTTGGAGATTCAGCCGGTTGGTAGTTATTCACCCAACGAATTCCAATTGTACGACATGCGGGGAAACGTATTTGAATGGTGTTCTGACTGGTTTGACCGCAGTTATTACAGTCGTTCCCCAAAGAAAAATCCACAGGGACCCGCTTCAGGCTTTTTGAAAGTCGTTCGTGGGAGTGACTGGATCTTTGTCGGAGAACTCTGTCGGATCAATTATCCCATCCTTGCCCCCTGGAAGTCCAATCGCTTTATCGGCTTTCGCGTGGTTTGTGAGGTGGTACCTTAA